Part of the Drosophila kikkawai strain 14028-0561.14 chromosome 3L, DkikHiC1v2, whole genome shotgun sequence genome is shown below.
TTTAGCACGGGACAGAAGTGGGTTTCTATACGTTTTCAATGTGAAAATACTTATTACCTGGTTCTATTCTGTGCAGGCACTACTTTCAGGCCTATGCCAATCTGGACGAAATACGGATAAACGATGGGAATTGTCTGGAGATTAAAACCCTCGCCGGTTTCTTGAACTACAAAATCTGCAGGTTAATGTTTAAGCTGAAGACCCCGAGGGATGCCATCAATCAGTTCATTATCCATGTGGAGAAGTACAAGTCCCGTGTGGGCTTCAAGGATCTGGCCTTTGAACATCATGCCTGGCTGAGCACGCAGTAATTTCTACGCCCGCCAAGCCTCTAAATATTTGAGTAATCATCTTAGAATCTGCTTCCAGACACTCTGTCTTCGCTGAACTCTTTTGCGAGGCCATCAAGAACGGCCTGCCCGCCTTGCAGACCCAGCATCCGGGTATCTATTACCACAAGGCGGCGGAATATGTGATGAAGCGACGTGACTCGGCCCAGTTAGCTTATGCCACACTTTTGAGTTCCTCGGAGTCTGCGCCTGCCACACCAAATCCCAATTCTCTGTCTCTGTACACGGAGTTCTTTGGGATTCGGGCGGTCAAGACGGGCGATTTGGTTGCCGAGCAGCAGGCCAATTTGCAGCTGTGTGAAATGGAACGCAGCTTTAACCACTCGTCGGGGATCATAGCTTTGTTGAGCCAGGCCATGGCCCAGTTTAAGATCTACAAGTGCCTCAGGTTTCGCAAGAAACTAGCCATTGACATGGCCGAGGAGTACCTTAAGAGCGGCGATCATGCCAAGGCCTTGACGTGAGTAAAATTCTTTCTCTTCGTTTAATCGAGTCTTTGTCAAGTGCTTTGACTTCCTCCGCCAGCTTGTATTCGCTGATGCTGCCGGATTATCGGCAGGAGAAGTGGTCTACCATATTTACCGACGTTCTGCTGAAGACCCTGCGCTGTGCCTTGCTCTCGGGCTCTGTGGCTGACTACATTGCCTGCAGCATTGAAGCTCTGTCCCTGCGCCACCATCGTGGCGAGCAGGCGGAACGTATACTGTTAATAGAGAACCTCTGGCAGGTGTTCCAGGGCATGCCGCCCATGCCGAAGACTCAGCTGAGCAGCGAGACGCAGGCATTGTGGACGAGTGCTTTGGCCAGCGTGAAGTCACCCATTCAAATCGATTTGGATAAGGTCAGCGATGTGGTGGAGATGTGTGCCACATTCGACAGAGTGCAGCTGAACAACGACGACGTGGTGCAGTTGCAACTGATAGTGAGGTGAGTAAAGGAGCTCTCCCTTTTGCTAAAGCCCGTCTAAGATACATGTTCTCCATACTTGTAGGGTTCTCACGGATGTCCCGCTGAGAGTGCGCCACTTTCATGTCATTCTGGCCGATGCGGGGAATCCCCAAAATAGCTACAAGCTGGAGGCTCTCAAGTATTTTTGCTTTCCCAGCCTTACGCAGCTGCGGCAGAAACAGGTGGAGGAGCAGCCTCAACCCTTTGAGAAGAACATGAGATTGGAGCCTGGTTCATACTACCAACTGCTCTGCACCACGGAGGCCCAGCAGTTTCATGAGAACACTCAGCTGCGCATTGTTCGTTTGGAGGCCCACATGGGCACCGACCAGGTGGCTGCCCTGCTCACCTCGAGCTCGAGTTACTCGCGCCAATTGTTCCGGCATCACACGCGCAGCCGGGATCTCGATGACAACGTGACGATCAATCCCATTTGTTACATTGCGCCCACgtaagtcgaacctaatttccGGGACAATTGCATGCAAGCAGTGAGTTTAATGCTCTACTGATCTTTGTCTCTGTACTTCAGGTTTCATCTGGACACGCAAACGAACCTCGGTCATGGCCAGGAGAATAATAATGGCATGGATGAGCAGGAAGCCGTGGTGGCCACCACGCGAATGCTGGTCAATGAATACTATCCCGTTGTGATCACCATCAGCAATCCGTACAATGTCTATCTGCAGAATGTGGGCGTACACATCAGTGTACCCGGAAATCTACGGAACAGTGGTGAGTACGGAAAGCACACTTTACGGGCGGGATATTCAGCAAACAGCCAAATCGATTTAGaagaaaacaaattgttttttttttgtttcttgaaGCATTTAAGATTTTGTAAGCATTTATTGCCATCTATTTATCCTAATCACATGGCCAGGGCCTTGTCGATGAAGCTCCTCACAGTCTTGACATTCGTATAGACACCAGGTGACTTTTGCCGAGCGCAGCCAACGCCCCACGAAACAATACCGCAGAGTTGATTCTGGTAAACGGCCGGCCCACCAGAATCGCCCTCGCAGGAATCCTTGACTCCGGGAACCGAGGCGCAGAACATTGTGCTGGTGATGGTGCCCCGCAGCTTGTACTGACTCATGCAGGTCTTGCGGGGAATCAAAGCCACGTCCACGCTTCTCACCTGCATGGAGACGGCCTTATTGCGCTCAGAGATCTGTCCCCAGCCAGAGACCTTGATTAGTTCGCCGGCCTTGAAGCTGGCATTGCAAAGTTCAATGGTGGCCACTTTGGGACCACTGAGCGGTGTCTTCAGCTTCAAAACAGCCACGTCTGTGTTGAGGGTGCGTGTATTGTAGGCCTTTGGGGTGTAGACCTTTTCCACGCCACTTCGGACGCCAGTTTCGCTGAGCGTTGTGGCGCCGGCCACGACCAGGATGCGGGCAGCGCCCACTCCCTTGACACAATGTGCCGCCGTGACCACATGCTGGGTTGTGACCAATGAGCCACCGCATATAAAGCGGCCACTGATGCGCAGATTAACCAAGTAGGGTACGCTGCCGATATCCACTGGGACGCCGCCCACAATCCGGCTGTTGGCCTCGTTGCCGGCGGCCCAGCAAAGTAACGGTGTCAGGTAGAGGAGgagcaacagcggcagcaggtGCAGGTGCCATAGAGCCGCCATCAGCTCACTCCATGCCTCGGTAGTGTTGACCCAATCCAGTTTCCGAGTCGCCGGAATATCCAACTGAGTAAACACGCCTCTCTTCGTTCGAAGTTCCGACTCGAATCGCGCGGCGACTGTTTGCTCCGATTTATATGCCTTTGAGGAAATAATCATTACAGAGCACAACAGTACACATTAGTTTATTgtgcaaataataattattttaataaaccaTTTTGTGTGTCGCCTATCGAGCGATTCCATCAGCGAATTGGTTGGTAAGGGAATGGGTAATTGAAACCCAACAACAGTGAATAAAAACCGCTGTGTAATGGGGCTTCATATCATCATTGGTGTTCTCGACACTTTAAATGGCCTTGTTGGAGGAAGTTTGGAATGGCGATGGAGCTGTAGAT
Proteins encoded:
- the LOC108079762 gene encoding seminase, translated to MAALWHLHLLPLLLLLYLTPLLCWAAGNEANSRIVGGVPVDIGSVPYLVNLRISGRFICGGSLVTTQHVVTAAHCVKGVGAARILVVAGATTLSETGVRSGVEKVYTPKAYNTRTLNTDVAVLKLKTPLSGPKVATIELCNASFKAGELIKVSGWGQISERNKAVSMQVRSVDVALIPRKTCMSQYKLRGTITSTMFCASVPGVKDSCEGDSGGPAVYQNQLCGIVSWGVGCARQKSPGVYTNVKTVRSFIDKALAM